The following coding sequences lie in one Sulfurimonas hongkongensis genomic window:
- the hisF gene encoding imidazole glycerol phosphate synthase subunit HisF, which yields MNYFAKRIIPCLDVKDGRVVKGVNFVGLRDAGDPIEVAKRYNEEGADEITFLDITASSDNRDTIVDIVAGVAKEVFIPLTVGGGIRKLDDIYKLLNVGCDKVSVNSAALHRPELIDESAKRFGSQCIVTAIDVKKSGDRYTVYLNGGRVDTGIDAVEWAKEAVNRGSGEILLTSMDADGTKAGFELNITKIISEAVHVPVIASGGAGTMQHIKDAFEAGADAALAASIFHYKEIDIMDLKRYLAQNNIPVRL from the coding sequence ATGAACTACTTTGCTAAGAGAATCATTCCTTGTCTTGATGTTAAAGATGGACGAGTTGTAAAGGGCGTTAACTTTGTCGGCTTAAGAGATGCAGGTGATCCTATAGAAGTTGCAAAACGTTACAACGAAGAGGGTGCTGATGAGATTACATTTTTGGACATTACCGCATCAAGCGACAACAGAGATACTATAGTTGATATAGTTGCTGGTGTAGCTAAAGAGGTTTTTATACCTCTAACTGTTGGTGGTGGTATCAGAAAGTTAGATGATATCTACAAACTTTTAAATGTGGGTTGTGACAAGGTGAGCGTTAACTCAGCTGCTTTGCATAGACCAGAACTTATAGATGAGAGTGCAAAACGCTTTGGTTCTCAGTGCATCGTAACTGCTATAGATGTTAAAAAAAGTGGCGATAGATATACGGTCTATCTAAATGGTGGAAGAGTAGATACTGGCATAGATGCAGTTGAATGGGCAAAAGAAGCGGTAAACCGTGGAAGCGGAGAGATACTTCTAACATCTATGGATGCTGATGGAACTAAGGCTGGATTTGAGTTAAACATAACAAAAATAATCTCTGAGGCAGTTCATGTTCCTGTTATTGCAAGTGGTGGAGCTGGCACAATGCAACATATAAAGGATGCTTTTGAAGCAGGTGCTGATGCTGCACTTGCTGCTAGCATCTTTCACTACAAAGAGATAGATATAATGGACTTAAAGCGTTACCTCGCCCAAAACAATATCCCTGTGAGACTATAA
- a CDS encoding CZB domain-containing protein — MNKEHILEHLRAAKSAHIKWVQKAKFLINGMDVKEDAIPVDSTECKFGQWFYAEGQVLNALSNNPIECMIKIEKLHFNLHDVYMNIFNIYFNKPKGGFFSRIFGQKTHIKDDEIDKAKEYYINLESISNELIEELNRLERRLMAVSEEKIKKLM, encoded by the coding sequence ATGAATAAAGAGCATATTCTTGAACATCTAAGAGCTGCTAAATCTGCCCATATAAAATGGGTACAAAAAGCAAAGTTTCTTATAAATGGCATGGACGTAAAAGAAGATGCAATCCCTGTAGATTCTACAGAGTGCAAGTTTGGTCAATGGTTTTATGCTGAGGGACAAGTTCTGAACGCACTTTCTAATAATCCTATAGAGTGTATGATTAAGATAGAAAAACTACATTTTAATCTACATGATGTATACATGAACATATTTAATATATATTTTAATAAACCAAAAGGTGGATTTTTCTCAAGAATTTTTGGACAAAAAACTCATATAAAAGATGATGAAATTGACAAAGCAAAAGAATATTATATCAATTTAGAAAGTATATCTAATGAGCTTATAGAAGAGTTAAATAGGCTAGAGCGAAGGTTGATGGCGGTTTCGGAGGAGAAAATTAAAAAATTGATGTAG
- the rsmA gene encoding 16S rRNA (adenine(1518)-N(6)/adenine(1519)-N(6))-dimethyltransferase RsmA → MNTKAIVAKKRYGQNFLKDQSVLRKIVEAMPKNDHKIVEIGPGLGDLTKYLVDVKSVEAFEVDTDLCKLLQSKFKEEIVTKRLHINCGDVLKAWKSELIDKPYDLVANLPYYIATNIILKALADPMCKNILVMVQLEVAEKFCANEGEKAFGSLSVITQSVGDARIVVQVPPTAFEPPPKIDSAVFLIKKNRDRDDEDFEGLLRVAFKQPRKTLMKNLSQTYKKDALLEAFLELSLSQTVRPHQVSTDYYHQLYKKLI, encoded by the coding sequence ATGAATACAAAAGCGATAGTAGCTAAGAAGAGGTATGGACAAAACTTCTTAAAAGATCAAAGTGTCCTTAGAAAGATTGTCGAAGCGATGCCCAAAAACGATCACAAAATCGTAGAAATTGGACCTGGCTTAGGTGATTTAACTAAATATTTAGTAGATGTCAAAAGTGTGGAAGCTTTTGAGGTTGATACCGATTTGTGTAAACTGTTACAAAGTAAATTTAAAGAAGAGATTGTTACCAAGCGACTCCATATAAATTGTGGAGATGTACTTAAAGCTTGGAAGAGTGAACTTATTGATAAGCCGTATGATTTAGTGGCAAATTTGCCATACTACATAGCAACAAACATCATTTTAAAAGCACTCGCAGATCCAATGTGTAAAAACATACTTGTAATGGTACAGCTCGAAGTAGCAGAGAAATTTTGTGCAAATGAAGGAGAGAAGGCGTTTGGATCTTTGAGTGTTATAACTCAAAGTGTGGGAGATGCACGCATAGTTGTGCAAGTTCCACCAACTGCTTTTGAACCTCCGCCAAAGATAGACTCTGCCGTTTTTCTTATAAAAAAAAATAGAGATAGAGATGATGAGGATTTTGAGGGCTTGCTTAGAGTTGCATTTAAGCAACCCAGAAAAACCCTTATGAAAAATCTCTCCCAGACTTATAAGAAAGACGCCCTTTTAGAAGCATTTTTAGAGCTATCGCTCTCACAAACAGTTCGTCCTCATCAAGTATCTACAGACTACTATCACCAACTCTATAAAAAATTAATATAA